Proteins from a single region of Mytilus trossulus isolate FHL-02 chromosome 2, PNRI_Mtr1.1.1.hap1, whole genome shotgun sequence:
- the LOC134706365 gene encoding ADP-ribosylation factor 2 encodes MGSVFGKLFSSLFGKKEMRILMVGLDAAGKTTILYKLKLGEIVTTIPTIGFNVETVEYKNISFTVWDVGGQDKIRPLWRHYFQNTQGLIFVVDSNDRERINEAREELHRMLQEDELRDAVLLVFCNKQDLPNAMNAAEVTDKLGLHSLRQRGWYIQATCATSGDGLYEGLDWLSNTLKKNM; translated from the exons atggGGTCAGTTTTTGGAAAACTTTTCTCTTCATTATTTGGTAAAAAGGAAATGAGAATATTAATGGTAGGATTGGATGCTGCTGGTAAAACTACTATCCTTTACAAGTTGAAGTTAGGAGAAATTGTAACAACTATACCAACTATAG GTTTTAATGTAGAAACGGTAGAATATAAGAATATAAGTTTTACGGTGTGGGATGTAGGTGGGCAGGACAAAATCAGACCTTTATGGAGACATTATTTCCAAAATACACAAG gtTTGATATTTGTAGTAGATAGTAATGACAGAGAAAGAATTAATGAAGCTAGAGAAGAATTACACAGAATGTTACAAGAAGATGAACTTAGGGATGCTGTTTTATTAGTGTTCTGTAACAAACAG GATTTACCTAATGCAATGAATGCTGCCGAAGTGACTGATAAACTAGGTCTCCATAGTCTGCGTCAACGTGGATGGTATATCCAGGCTACCTGTGCTACAAGTGGTGATGGACTATATGAAGGACTTGATTGGTTATCAAATACactcaaaaaaaatatgtaa
- the LOC134706363 gene encoding RING finger protein nhl-1-like has translation MDDEHDFLYSAGQIEQLLKCAVCLDRFTNPKILPCQHTFCSTPCLEGLVHPITRYIKCPECRAEHRVPYEGIRGFPNNITIQGFLDLRSQRNQNRHQEQTGGAIGNVDQGHHRANTAAEAAADAASAYINAVVDEQTPAVAAASRSGCAVCGREAFLARCDHCDMIVCVSCQNSHTEQIKLDIVRLTGQIRRGLPTISNAISSIERKSTQIRQRTEAIKSDISEATERYMNEIRNRQRLLNGEVEMFLQGETRSLSMHVENLEVEIASISSFSDTTDSSLARSQANIPIRDLVDIRRQCVEYMEALRGYENGNFEVPRERYLQFIVEENRLLNAITNYGEVVISNVPPESATPSREESPQDAPASQSTPIVTSSPAIPVSSTISSAMTSTPSSISTSWAPSMEAVDRAIALIRSGGRDDFQTPSPGRSLTPEFRPLPPNGGTTHRRSLQERRRHHMTDSRIAGLLSGSAPSVYHRTATQPRRQRSLTTGATLMDIHGASGFYQRPMQHSIEEEEPALVYANARSRTFEEEEGQEPGHQLSRVSSAEARLRSRPAVRFDINGSGDSDSGEDPIMNLQRVSFQGNESTMVSEAINNYQDKGRAIIRFGTRGSDEMQFTWPRGVAVSGRDNTILVADSSNHRVHVFDSVGRFTKTFGSYGQSDGEFDCLAGVAVNTFGQIITSDRYNHRIQVFDHNGTFQHMFGEEGVDNGQLLYPWGVACDKMGFIYICDKENHRVQVFQANGSFVRKLGGLGHRFGQMENPHYLAISPDNRIYVSDSSNHRIQIFSMYGDFLFSFGSPGTMQGQVKFPKGIAIDDQGFVVVADSGNNRIQVFHGDGRFYCMFGTYGSGNGQFKGLEGVAILANGNVVVSDRENHRIQIF, from the coding sequence ATGGATGACGAACATGATTTTTTATACTCGGCTGGACAAATAGAACAACTGTTAAAATGTGCAGTATGTCTTGATAGATTTACCAATCCAAAAATATTACCATGTCAACATACTTTTTGTTCTACTCCATGCTTAGAAGGACTTGTCCATCCGATCACGAGATACATTAAATGTCCAGAATGCCGTGCAGAACATCGTGTACCGTACGAAGGAATAAGAGGATTTCCGAATAACATTACTATTCAAGGATTTCTTGATCTGCGCTCTCAAAGAAACCAAAACAGGCACCAAGAACAAACGGGAGGAGCAATTGGAAATGTAGATCAGGGACATCACAGGGCGAATACCGCAGCGGAAGCGGCAGCAGATGCCGCAAGTGCATATATAAATGCCGTCGTTGATGAGCAGACACCCGCAGTAGCTGCGGCATCACGAAGTGGTTGCGCAGTTTGTGGCCGTGAAGCGTTTTTGGCTCGATGTGATCACTGTGACATGATTGTCTGTGTTTCATGTCAAAACTCTCACACGGAACAAATTAAACTAGATATTGTCCGTCTGACGGGACAGATAAGACGCGGTCTCCCTACTATATCTAACGCTATTAGTAGTATTGAGAGAAAGTCTACACAAATTCGACAGAGAACGGAAGCTATCAAATCCGATATTTCAGAAGCAACCGAACGTTACATGAATGAAATTAGAAACAGACAACGTCTTCttaatggtgaagttgaaatgtTTTTGCAAGGAGAGACCAGATCTTTGTCAATGCATGTTGAAAATCTTGAAGTTGAAATAGCGAGTATTTCTAGTTTTAGTGATACGACGGATTCGTCTCTAGCTCGGTCTCAGGCAAACATTCCTATTCGGGATTTAGTCGATATACGAAGACAATGTGTAGAATACATGGAAGCCTTAAGAGGCTACGAGAATGGAAATTTCGAGGTTCCCAGAGAGCGATATCTACAGTTCATTGTCGAAGAAAACAGACTGCTAAATGCAATAACAAACTATGGCGAAGTGGTTATTTCCAATGTTCCACCAGAATCTGCAACTCCGTCAAGAGAAGAATCGCCCCAAGATGCACCAGCATCACAGTCGACACCTATCGTAACTTCGTCACCAGCAATACCAGTTTCTTCGACAATATCATCTGCTATGACTTCAACGCCTTCGTCGATTTCGACGTCATGGGCGCCTTCAATGGAGGCAGTAGATCGCGCAATCGCTTTGATACGATCTGGAGGTCGAGATGATTTTCAAACACCAAGTCCCGGACGCTCTCTGACTCCAGAATTCAGACCCCTTCCACCAAATGGTGGCACAACACATCGTCGAAGTTTACAAGAGCGTAGGCGACATCACATGACTGATAGCAGAATAGCAGGTTTGTTGAGTGGCAGTGCTCCTTCCGTTTATCATCGAACAGCCACTCAGCCAAGAAGACAAAGAAGTTTAACCACAGGTGCGACATTAATGGATATACATGGAGCATCTGGATTTTACCAAAGGCCAATGCAACACTCAATTGAAGAAGAAGAACCCGCACTCGTTTATGCTAATGCGCGTAGTCGGACTTTTGAAGAAGAGGAAGGTCAAGAGCCGGGACATCAATTGTCTCGTGTTAGTTCGGCTGAAGCGAGACTTAGATCAAGGCCTGCTGTAAGATTTGATATAAATGGCTCTGGAGATTCGGATTCCGGAGAAGACCCAATTATGAATTTGCAACGTGTGTCTTTTCAAGGAAATGAAAGTACAATGGTTTCTGAGGCGATAAATAACTACCAGGACAAAGGTCGGGCTATTATAAGGTTCGGAACAAGAGGTAGTGATGAAATGCAGTTCACATGGCCACGTGGTGTTGCAGTTTCGGGTCGTGATAATACAATTCTTGTTGCAGACAGCAGCAACCACAGAGTGCACGTTTTCGATTCAGTAGGACGCTTCACTAAAACTTTTGGATCATACGGTCAAAGTGACGGCGAGTTCGATTGCTTAGCTGGTGTAGCTGTGAACACTTTCGGACAAATAATCACATCTGATCGCTATAACCATAGAATCCAAGTATTTGATCACAATGGAACGTTTCAGCATATGTTCGGGGAGGAAGGTGTAGACAATGGTCAACTCCTGTATCCTTGGGGCGTTGCATGTGATAAAATGggtttcatttatatatgtgaCAAAGAAAATCACAGGGTACAAGTATTCCAAGCGAATGGTAGTTTTGTTCGTAAGTTAGGAGGACTTGGGCATAGGTTTGGTCAAATGGAAAACCCTCACTATCTAGCGATAAGCCCCGACAATCGCATCTATGTAAGCGATAGTAGTAATCACCGGATACAAATCTTTAGTATGTATGGTGACTTCCTGTTTAGCTTTGGATCGCCAGGAACTATGCAAGGACAAGTCAAGTTCCCTAAGGGAATTGCTATTGATGACCAAGGCTTTGTTGTGGTGGCGGATAGTGGCAATAATCGTATTCAAGTGTTCCATGGCGACGGACGATTCTATTGTATGTTTGGGACTTATGGGAGTGGAAATGGTCAATTCAAAGGGTTAGAAGGTGTCGCCATCTTAGCAAACGGAAATGTGGTTGTTAGCGACCGGGAAAACCATAGGatacaaattttttaa